The Lycium ferocissimum isolate CSIRO_LF1 chromosome 1, AGI_CSIRO_Lferr_CH_V1, whole genome shotgun sequence genome includes a region encoding these proteins:
- the LOC132055362 gene encoding uncharacterized protein LOC132055362: MSGAATNSSSDSHHNLLKEVRSHEVAIAELNNLPPSRAVYQRNGNLFFRTTVQKATASEQKQVDLVKSKLQKLSSS, from the exons ATGTCTGGAGCAGCAACTAATTCCTCTTCAGACTCCCACCACAATCTCCTCAAGGAG gTGAGAAGTCACGAGGTTGCTATTGCAGAGCTCAATAACCTTCCTCCTTCTAGG GCTGTCTACCAGAGAAATGGCAACCTATTCTTCCGTACAACTGTGCAGAAAGCAACAGCATCAGAAcaaa AACAAGTGGACTTGGTCAAATCTAAGCTACAAAAATTAAGCTCCTCATGA